From the Methanobacterium sp. CWC-01 genome, the window CTTCCACGCAGGAATACCGCCCCTGGTCAACGCGGTTCATAATAAAAACCGATTCTTACTGGTTATCCTGGACAACCGTACCACGGCCATGACCGGTGGCCAGCCCCACCCGGGACTACCCGTGGATGGAATAGGAAATGAGGCCCCGGAGATATCCATCCCAGCCCTGGTGCAGGCGGCGGGGGTGGAGTTCATGCGCACCATCAACCCCCTGAACATTAAAAAATCGATTCAAATATTCCAGGAAGCCCTGGAACACAACGGAGTGGCAGTGGTAATCTCCAAACATCCCTGTGTACTTCTTAAAACTAGAACGCAAAGGGGAACCACCCGTCTGGTGGTGGAAGCCCAGAAATGTGATGACTGTGGAGAGTGCCTTTCCACCCTGGCTTGCCCGGCCCTGTACCAGGGTGATGGCCAGGTGGAGATAGACCCTCAACTGTGCCAGAAATGCAATGTATGCGTGCAAATTTGTCCCCAGGGGGCTATAAAGGGAAAAAGGATAGATACTAACCAGGAGGAAAAACCATGAAGGCTTACAGTATCTACATCTCCGGTGTTGGGGGTCAGGGGATTATTAAAACCTCGGTGGTAATCGGGGAGGCGGCCATGAAAACCGGCCAGGTGGTGGTGATGAGTGAAATACATGGAATGGCCCAGAGGGGGGGTGGAGTATCCACCGAACTCAAGATAGGCCACGCTCACAGCTCCATCATAGCCGATGGAACTGCAGACCTGCTTTTGGCCTTCGAACCATTGGAGGCACTCCGGGCTCTTCCCAAGATCAGCAAGAACACCCGGGTGGTTATGAACACCTCCAGGATTCTCCCCTTCAATATTCAGGGCAGTGAACTTCCATATCCTCCATTGGAAGATATACTGGAGGAAATGTGTTCCAAATCCCAGGAAGTTAAAGCCCTGGATGCCGTGAAAGTGGCCACCCAGGCCGGACACATCCTGGCCATGAACATGGTTATGCTGGGCGCAGCATTAACCGTACCAGGATTTCCCCTGGATAAAAAAACCCTGATGGAATCCATGAAGGCTAACCTTCCGGAGAGGACTGTTCCCATCAATACCCGGGCCTTTGAGCAAGGTTTTGGAACCTTCAGTTAAATTTTTTTTAAGTTCATCAACTAAATTACTAAAAAAGAAGAAGGATTTAATAGGAGATCGAAACATGGACAACAAAGTAATGGCCCTGATTTTAATAGTGGTGGTGGTAGTGGTGGCTGGTGCCGCATACTACCTGGGGACTCAGCAGTCAACACCCCCTGCAAATAACACGACCAATCAAACTAATACCAATGCCACCCCCATTCACAACGGCACCAATCAAGCCACTAATGATACCCCAAAAGTTAATATAACCGCTCAACAGGCTCAACAGATAGCCATCGATGCTTCTGCAGATCTGGGCTTCCCTGCCAAAGCTCATGGCACTCCAGTGCTATTCAAATGGACCCAGAATCATCTTCATACCTGGGCCTGGGATGTTCCACTGGAATTTGAATCTGGAGCTACCAAATACGGCTCTTTCTATGTGGATGCCTATACCGGTGAGATAATCATGAATGAATAGGAAAAAATTTATTTTTTCTTCTTCTCTTTTAATAAAAAATGTATTAGAAAAATATATTGGAGATCTAAAGATTGTAAATCTCCTGAGCAGAGATCAGATCCGCTCCACCACTTTCCAGGGCTTTTATACCGGCATTAATGTTTTCCGGGTGTAAAAGGACAATGGCCATATTCTCCTTGGCCACGAAGGCGTAGAGGTAGGAAAGATTTATATCGTTCTCATCCAGGATTCCCAGGATCTTACCCAAACTTCCCGGTTCGTCCACCATTCTAACGGCAATGACCTCCCCGGTTTTAACTATGAAATCATTATTTTCCAGTAAATTTTTAGTTTTCCCTGGTTCAGGGACGATAAGTCTTAAAATACCAAAATCAGAGGTATCTGCCAGTGAAAGTGCTCTGATACTCACTTTGCCCTTTTCCAGAACATCAAGTGCTTTTCGCATTCGTCCTTTCCTGTTCTCCAAAAATATGGATAGTTGTTTTATTTTCAACCTGATTCCCCCTTAATTATCAAATTTCCTCTTATCAAAAACCCTAACTGCCTTTCCTTCACTTCTGGGAATTGTTTTGGGTTCTACCAGGGTTACATTAACCCGTAAACCTACTTCATCGTGAATATAATTCTCAATTTTCTTCTTGGTGCCTACCAGCTCCTTAACCTCGTCTGAAAAGAGTTCAGGAGAGGCTTCTACCTTTACCTCCATCTCGTCCAGGTGCTGAGGCCGGGTTACGATGATCTGGTAGTGTGGTTCTATGCCATCGATCTTGAGGAGGGCCTTCTCCACCTGGGAGGGGAACACCGCCACTCCCCTCACTTTAAGCATGTCATCGGTACGGCCGGTGATACGGTCCATCTTAACCAGAGTACGGCCACAGGAACATTTCTTACGGCGTAGTGCGGTTAAATCCTTGGTTCTGAAACGGATTATGGGCATTCCCTCCCGGGTGAGGTTGGTAAGTACCAATTCCCCTGTTTCTCCTTCACTCAGGTTTTCATGGGTCTCGGGATCAATGATCTCCGGATAGAAATGGTCCTCCATGACGTGCAGCCCGTCCTGTTCCGGGCATTCCAGGGCAATTCCCGGTCCCATGATCTCGGTCAGGCCATAAATATTATATGCCGGGGCATGGAAACGGTTCTGCAGTTCCTGCCGCATTCCCTCCGTCCACATCTCAGCCCCAAAACCGATGGCCTTCAGCTTCAAACTCCTGGTATCCAGACCTTCCTCCACGGCCACTTCTGCCAGGTAAAGGCCATAGGAGGGTGTGACAATAACTACGCTGCTCTTAAAGTCCTCCATGATCTCTATCTGCCTTTTGGTCTGACCGGTGCTGATGGGGATTACTGTGCAGCCGATTTTCTGGGCGCCGTAGTGCACTCCAAAACCTCCTGTAAAAAGACCATAACCATGGGTGTTCTGTATTATATCGTCCGGATCTGCTCCGAACATGGTAAGACCACGAGCCATAACCTCCGACCAGGTATCCAGGTCTTTACGGGTATAACCAGATACCACGGGTTTCCCGGTGGTTCCGGAGGAGGTGTGTATCTCCACGATTTCTCGAGGGGGTACGGCAAACATTCCAAAGGGGTAGCTCTCCCTTAAATCTTCTTTGGTGGTGAAGGGGAGTTTTTCAATATCTTTCAGAGTCCTTATATCATCCGGTTTCACTCCGGCCTGATCCAGACGGTTTTTATAGTGAGGCACATTTTCATAGGCTCTTTTGACAACTTCCTGCAGTCTTTTAAGTTGTAGTTCTTCCCTTCTCTCCTGATTCATACATTCTGCTTCTTCATTCCAGATCATTACTATCCCCTGTCTGATATTTCACGAAATTATATTTAGCTGGACTCCTTAACGTGGAAACTGTTTAAAATAAGCTCCATATCGTCCTTATAGTTTAAGAGTGACTGATTAAATACAAAAACCAAAAAGTAAACCCTTCTATTCTTTTCAAAGGCCACCCCCCGGGTGACGTAGGTGGTGGAATCGCTCTGGATACTGGATTCCACATCATAGGCCCGGGCATTGTCCACAGTTATGGCCTGTTCATAGGTGATGTTGCTGGTCTGGAGGAGGTTGGCCTTCCACTCCACCAGCTTATCATGGAGGGTCATATTTCCCAAATCTTCAGAAAAAACTGAGAGAAGATTATTATTATCCTTATACACCGTCACCATCACGGGAGACTCTACTTCCTCGGATAAATTCCAATTTAAGGGATAATTGAAGGTTATATTCTCGTCATTATAAATATTAAAGGTGGTATTGGCCTGGGAATTGTTGGTCTGGTTGGTGTTGGTTTCATTCCCAGCTTCAGAACCTGAATACAGGGCAAATGCTACCACCAGGCAAATAACTACCGTTAGAATAAAAAATAACCTGCGATTGGCCGATATATAGCCCCTTTTTTCCTGAACCTTCTGGGAGAGAAGATCCTTACGGGATGTTGGGCTTTTCTTGCCTAAACTTTTCTTTGGAGGACTTTTTCGCTCATCCACCCTCTTCTTGGGAGGTTTTAGCATCCGGGCTGCCTTGGATACGAAATCTTTCTTACTTTTATCCGGTTTTTTCCTGGAAGGTTCTAGCACCTTATCACTGCCATGAAGAGTTTTTATGCGGTTTAGGATATGTTCTCATGATGATATGAGTAATTCTTAATTAATGTACTACTTTAAAGATACTATTTTTGCTGGGGACGTATAAAATTAGCGACATTCCCCCCAATGGTTATATTGTTTAAAATTTAATTAATAATCATTATAATTGTAGGATATATTATTAGTATCCATCAATATCTATTACGGAGGCCTAAGGAATGGACTTGCTGATATTAAGTGTCGTAGTTTTGATCTATCTTTCAATGATAGGATATGTGGGTTACATAGCCTGGAAACGTACTAGAAGTGCCGATGACTACATGGTGGCCGGTCGTAAGACCCACCCCTACATCATGGCCCTGAGTTATGGGGCAACATTCATAAGTACCGCTGCTATCGTTGGTTTCGGTGGCACGGCGGCTAATTATGGTATGGGTATTCTCTGGCTGGTCTTTCTCAACATCATCGTAGGAATCTTCATTGCATTTGTCTTTTTTGGGAAAAGAACCCGACGAATGGGGCACAATCTCAACGCCTTAACCTTCCCGGAATTTTTATCCCGTCGTTTTAACAGTCGCTTCATCCAGTACTTCTCCGGGGCCATCATCTTCATTGGAATGCCCCTCTACGCATCGGTGGTCCTGATCGGTATGGCCCGGTTCGTGGAGACTACCCTCAGCATAGACTATAACATTGCTCTTATAGTAATGGCCATCATCGTAGCTGCCTACGTTACATTCGGTGGAATAAGAGGGGTAATGTACACTGATGCCCTGCAGGGGACCATCATGTTCTTTGGAATGCTGTTCCTCCTGGGGGGAATCTACTATCTGCTGGGTGGAGTTACCGATGCCAACCAGGCCCTCACTAACCTAGTTAACATTGTACCCCAGAGTGCCACGGCCAAGGCCACCGCCACTGGATTCACAGGCTGGACCTCCATGCCGGCCCTGGGAAGCCCATTCTGGTGGACCTTAGTATCCAGTTTAATACTGGGGGTGGGGATTGGAGTGCTATCCCAGCCCCAACTGGTGGTACGGTTCATGACCGTTAAATCCAACCGGGAGCTCAACCGGGCAGTCTTAATAGGAGGTGTGTTCATATTCGTCACCACCTTCTCGGCCTATGTGGTGGGCTCCCTATCCAACGTGTACTTCTTCGAACTAACCGGTCTCACTGCGGTTCAGGCGGCGGGAGGTAATCTGGACAAGGTGATACCCACTTTCATCTCAGCCGCTATGCCTCTATGGTTCGCTTATCTGTTCATGATCACCCTTTTATCCGCGGCCATGTCCACCTTATCGGCCCAGGTACACGTCCAGGGGACCGCCCTTGGCCATGATATTTATGAAACCATACGGGGAGAGAAGAAAAAGGGTTCATCAGTAGTTATAGCCCGAATGGGAATTCTGGTAGCGGTAGTTATAGCTGTTATCCTGGGATTCATCCTGCCTCCCAGCATCATCGCGGTGGGAACTTCCATGTGGTTTGGAATCACAGCCGCGGCCTTCTTATCCATGTACGTAGTGGCATTATTCTGGAAACGGGCCACCAAAGCCGGCGCCATTGCAGGACTGGTGGGTGGAAGTTTAATGAGTCTTTTCTGGCTACTGTTTGGCTTCAAAAAATCAGCCGAAGCAGTGGGAATATGCCAGGCCCTAACCGGTAAAGCGGTGATCATCACCACCCTACCCTGGCCCACAGTAGATCCCATAGTCATGTCTCTGCCCATTGCAGCTCTGTTAACGGTGGTGGTAAGTCTCCTAACCAAACCTCCTGAGAAAGAACACGTGGACAAGTGTTTTGCTGGAATAGATGCAAATAAAGGTAAATAGGGCTAAAAACCCTAAATTCCTATTTTTTTAAGAATATGCAACTTTTACAATTTCCTTACCATAACCGAGGGATAAAAGATTGGAAGGAAGTCTTCCAACATTCCCGGCCTGTCACCCTGGAAGTCTTCATTACTGGTACGGTGGCCATCAACCGAAAGGGGTCCGTCAATCCTGCACATCCTCGGGCTGCATCTGTTGAGGAGGAGGAACTGGAAGTTCCCATCCTGGCCTACTGGATTCATCACGAAAAGAAAGGAGATTATCTTCTGGATGCCGGGCTGGATGCTTCTTACTACGGGGATCTCTACGGTGGATTGGAAGGTTCCGAAGTGGACCAGTTTCATCAAGAAAAGGATGAGAACATTGCATACCATCTCAAGGCTAGGGGAATTCGTCTTGAAGGAGTTTTCTTCAGCCATCTCCATGCCGATCACACAGCCGGGCAGCGGGAACTTCCAAAAGACATTCCCTACGTGGTGGCTAAGGGAGAATATGATGATTACTATCCGGAATTGCATGGAGACTTTCTGGAGGGACTGGAGGTTTTACATGAAATAGACTTCTCCCGAGCAGATGAAATGCCTCCTCTGGGCCCCAGTGTAGATCTCTTGGGTGACGGATCTCTGTGGGCTATTTTAACGCCGGGACACACCAGGAAGCACCTGTCTTTCCTGGTAAACGGTTATGGAGGTCCTATTTTTTTAACTATGGATGCTGCCTTTATCCGGAAGAACCTGGACCGGGGAGTGGCTCCCAGTGACTACACCTGGGACGTGGAGATGGCCCAGGAGACTCTGGAGAAGATCATGGAATTTTTAAGGGAGTGTCCGGAGGTTAGGGTGCGGGTGGGGCATGAGCTTTAAATTGTTTTAAAGCTATTAACTGGGTTTATTTTTATTTTTCCATGAAATCGAGATGAAAAGAAATAATTTAAGGAAAACAGAAAACTATTAAATGAGAATTTTTAATTTAATAAAAAAAACGGGATGAATAGAGGGGAATAGATGGCGGTAATTGAAATAAAAAACCTGACGAAATATTATGGCAAGGTTCGGGCCTTGAATAAGGTGGATCTTACAGTAGAAGAGGGGGAAGTGTATGGGTTTATTGGGCCCAACGGAGCCGGAAAATCCACCGCTCTCCGTATTATTCTGGGAATGCTCCGCAA encodes:
- a CDS encoding MBL fold metallo-hydrolase, which produces MQLLQFPYHNRGIKDWKEVFQHSRPVTLEVFITGTVAINRKGSVNPAHPRAASVEEEELEVPILAYWIHHEKKGDYLLDAGLDASYYGDLYGGLEGSEVDQFHQEKDENIAYHLKARGIRLEGVFFSHLHADHTAGQRELPKDIPYVVAKGEYDDYYPELHGDFLEGLEVLHEIDFSRADEMPPLGPSVDLLGDGSLWAILTPGHTRKHLSFLVNGYGGPIFLTMDAAFIRKNLDRGVAPSDYTWDVEMAQETLEKIMEFLRECPEVRVRVGHEL
- a CDS encoding sodium:solute symporter family protein; the protein is MDLLILSVVVLIYLSMIGYVGYIAWKRTRSADDYMVAGRKTHPYIMALSYGATFISTAAIVGFGGTAANYGMGILWLVFLNIIVGIFIAFVFFGKRTRRMGHNLNALTFPEFLSRRFNSRFIQYFSGAIIFIGMPLYASVVLIGMARFVETTLSIDYNIALIVMAIIVAAYVTFGGIRGVMYTDALQGTIMFFGMLFLLGGIYYLLGGVTDANQALTNLVNIVPQSATAKATATGFTGWTSMPALGSPFWWTLVSSLILGVGIGVLSQPQLVVRFMTVKSNRELNRAVLIGGVFIFVTTFSAYVVGSLSNVYFFELTGLTAVQAAGGNLDKVIPTFISAAMPLWFAYLFMITLLSAAMSTLSAQVHVQGTALGHDIYETIRGEKKKGSSVVIARMGILVAVVIAVILGFILPPSIIAVGTSMWFGITAAAFLSMYVVALFWKRATKAGAIAGLVGGSLMSLFWLLFGFKKSAEAVGICQALTGKAVIITTLPWPTVDPIVMSLPIAALLTVVVSLLTKPPEKEHVDKCFAGIDANKGK
- a CDS encoding ACT domain-containing protein, with protein sequence MKIKQLSIFLENRKGRMRKALDVLEKGKVSIRALSLADTSDFGILRLIVPEPGKTKNLLENNDFIVKTGEVIAVRMVDEPGSLGKILGILDENDINLSYLYAFVAKENMAIVLLHPENINAGIKALESGGADLISAQEIYNL
- a CDS encoding PsbP-related protein, with product MLEPSRKKPDKSKKDFVSKAARMLKPPKKRVDERKSPPKKSLGKKSPTSRKDLLSQKVQEKRGYISANRRLFFILTVVICLVVAFALYSGSEAGNETNTNQTNNSQANTTFNIYNDENITFNYPLNWNLSEEVESPVMVTVYKDNNNLLSVFSEDLGNMTLHDKLVEWKANLLQTSNITYEQAITVDNARAYDVESSIQSDSTTYVTRGVAFEKNRRVYFLVFVFNQSLLNYKDDMELILNSFHVKESS
- a CDS encoding phenylacetate--CoA ligase family protein, with protein sequence MIWNEEAECMNQERREELQLKRLQEVVKRAYENVPHYKNRLDQAGVKPDDIRTLKDIEKLPFTTKEDLRESYPFGMFAVPPREIVEIHTSSGTTGKPVVSGYTRKDLDTWSEVMARGLTMFGADPDDIIQNTHGYGLFTGGFGVHYGAQKIGCTVIPISTGQTKRQIEIMEDFKSSVVIVTPSYGLYLAEVAVEEGLDTRSLKLKAIGFGAEMWTEGMRQELQNRFHAPAYNIYGLTEIMGPGIALECPEQDGLHVMEDHFYPEIIDPETHENLSEGETGELVLTNLTREGMPIIRFRTKDLTALRRKKCSCGRTLVKMDRITGRTDDMLKVRGVAVFPSQVEKALLKIDGIEPHYQIIVTRPQHLDEMEVKVEASPELFSDEVKELVGTKKKIENYIHDEVGLRVNVTLVEPKTIPRSEGKAVRVFDKRKFDN
- a CDS encoding indolepyruvate oxidoreductase subunit beta, which translates into the protein MKAYSIYISGVGGQGIIKTSVVIGEAAMKTGQVVVMSEIHGMAQRGGGVSTELKIGHAHSSIIADGTADLLLAFEPLEALRALPKISKNTRVVMNTSRILPFNIQGSELPYPPLEDILEEMCSKSQEVKALDAVKVATQAGHILAMNMVMLGAALTVPGFPLDKKTLMESMKANLPERTVPINTRAFEQGFGTFS